In Phyllostomus discolor isolate MPI-MPIP mPhyDis1 chromosome 2, mPhyDis1.pri.v3, whole genome shotgun sequence, the following are encoded in one genomic region:
- the RPL21 gene encoding 60S ribosomal protein L21 — protein MTNTKGKRRGTRYMFSRPFRKHGVVPLATYMRIYKKGDIVDIKGMGTVQKGMPHKCYHGKTGRVYNVTQHAVGIVVNKQVKGKILAKRINVRIEHIKHSKSRDSFLKRVKENDQKKKEAKEKGTWVQLKRQPAPPREAHFVRTNGKEPELLEPIPYEFMA, from the exons ATGActaacacaaagggaaagaggagaggtacCCGTTACATGTTCTCTAGGCCTTTTAGAAAACATG GAGTTGTTCCTTTGGCTACATACATGCGGATCTACAAGAAAGGTGATATTGTAGATATCAAG GGAATGGGCACTGTTCAGAAAGGAATGCCCCACAAATGTTACCATGGCAAAACTGGAAGAGTCTACAATGTCACCCAGCATGCAGTGGGCATTGTTGTAAACAAACAAGTTAA GGGCAAGATTCTTGCCAAGAGAATTAATGTACGAATTGAGCATATTAAGCACTCAAAGAGTCGAGATAGCTTCCTAAAACGTGTgaaggaaaatgatcagaaaaagaaggaagccaaagagaaaggtaCCTGGGTTCAGCTGAAGCGTCAG cctGCTCCACCCAGAGAAGCACACTTTGTGAGAACTAATGGAAAGGAGCCTGAGCTGTTGGAACCCATTCCCTATGAATTCATGGCATGA